A part of Rhinoderma darwinii isolate aRhiDar2 chromosome 1, aRhiDar2.hap1, whole genome shotgun sequence genomic DNA contains:
- the FGB gene encoding fibrinogen beta chain: MAKFLRVVVLLVLCTTAVWCSSDYDEEGEEVAGGKESDSTVDARGHRPLATGQRLAPTRRPPPPPVSGDGYRARPTKAPAKGQKKEPEVFPDSGGCKHLQEELGVLCPTGCELRTGLLKQERNVKNSLAFVRPRLLSLSQSSTNIYNYASLLGEKFKERQALNSENENVINEYSEDLQEEYTYIKENVDTNIPSNIRILRQVLENLRSKIQKLEATISSQVENCRSPCVTTCNIPVVSGKECEEIYRKGGETSEMYLIQPDGFFRPYKVYCDMTTQDGGWTLIQNRQDGSVNFGRTWDGYKNGFGNIASSGGKQICDIPGEYWLGNERLSTLTNLGPTESLIEMEDWEGNKVSAKYTGFTVQNEANKYQLSVSGYQGNAGNALMEGASELRGENRTMTIHNGMFFSTHDRDNDGWLHADPNKQCAKEDGGGWWYNRCHSANPNGRYYWGGHYTYEMAKHGTDDGVVWMNWKRSWYSMKRMSIKIRPYFSN; encoded by the exons ATGGCTAAATTCTTGAGGGTGGTCGTGTTACTAGTCCTCTGCACCACAGCAGTGTGGTGCTCCAGTGATTATGATGAAGAAGGG GAAGAAGTTGCAGGAGGAAAG GAATCAGACTCAACGGTTGATGCAAGAGGACACAGGCCACTCGCTACAGGACAAAGACTAGCTCCAACCAGACGACCTCCTCCACCACCAGTCAGTGGAGATGGCTACAGAGCACGTCCAACTAAAGCTCCAGCCAAAGGGCAGAAGAAAGAGCCCGAAGTGTTTCCTGACAGTGGAGGCTGCAAACATCTACAGGAGGAGTTG GGAGTGTTATGTCCCACTGGTTGTGAATTGCGTACTGGTCTTTTAAAACAAGAGAGGAATGTCAAAAACTCTTTGGCTTTCGTTCGCCCCAGGCTGTTGTCACTGTCTCAATCATcaactaatatatataattatgccTCTCTCCTTGGAGAAAAATTTAAAGAACGACAGGCACTAAACTCAG AAAACGAGAATGTAATAAATGAATACAGTGAAGATCTGCAGGAAGAGTATACTTATATCAAGGAAAATGTGGATACCAATATTCCATCCAACATCCGCATCCTACGTCAAGTCTTAGAAAATCTTAGATCGAAAATCCAGAAGCTGGAAGCCACCATTTCCTCCCAGGTGGAGAACTGCAGATCTCCATGTGTTACAACTTGCAACATTCCCGTGGTATCTGGCAAAG AGTGTGAAGAAATCTACAGGAAAGGAGGGGAAACATCAGAAATGTATCTCATACAGCCAGACGGATTCTTCAGACCATACAAAGTTTATTGTGATATGACCACACAAGATGGCG GATGGACATTAATCCAGAACAGGCAAGATGGCAGTGTTAACTTTGGAAGGACATGGGATGGCTACAAGAATGGATTTGGAAATATTGCTTCCAGTGGAGGAAAACAAATCTGCGATATACCAG GTGAATACTGGCTGGGTAATGAGAGACTTAGCACGCTCACCAACCTTGGACCAACAGAATCTCTTATTGAAATGGAAGACTGGGAAGGCAACAAAGTTTCGGCCAAGTACACTGGCTTCACCGTCCAAAACGAGGCCAATAAATATCAGCTGTCTGTCAGTGGCTACCAGGGTAATGCTGGAAATGCTCTCATGGAAGGGGCTTCAGAACTGAGAGGAGAAAACAGAACCATGACAATACACAATGGCATGTTCTTCAGTACTCATGACAGAGATAATGACGGCTG GTTACATGCAGATCCAAACAAACAGTGCGCCAAAGAAGATGGTGGTGGCTGGTGGTACAATCGATGCCACTCTGCTAATCCTAATGGCAGATATTACTGGGGTGGGCATTACACATATGAAATGGCAAAACATGGCACAGATGATGGTGTTGTATGGATGAACTGGAAAAGATCGTGGTATTCAATGAAGAGGATGAGCATAAAAATCCGCCCATACTTCAGCAATTAA